A single window of Synechococcus sp. CBW1004 DNA harbors:
- a CDS encoding restriction endonuclease subunit S yields the protein MNAERLLALFERISEAPDAIPRLRRFILDLAVRGKLVEQDPEDEPAEELIRLISTEKARLAQAGKIKRFKPLPPITGEEVLEELPKGWSLSRLGCLIDLISGQHLQPSEYSENPADGLPYITGPSDFSPGGICITRYALVRKAVAFKGQLLLTAKGSGVGKIAICDIQEVAISRQLMALTAIGWNDRYLALVTHRLAVKLQSEARSLIPGISRQDVENFVLPLPPLAEQHRIVAKVDKLMTLCDQLEAARTQRVQCRERLVAASLQRLNQPSDDPEAFRSDARFALQVLPSLTNTPAQIKQLRQTILNLAVRGKLVEQDPEDEPAEQLLSAVLKAPWQKKRKPIPTAFDDKSKTLVKLPLPDSWTWATIEAIVPPDETVTYGILKPVWVADGVPTVRVTEMKTGSIDTSRLPCCDPVRAEKFRKTTLKEWDLLISKDGTIGKTVFVPASLAGGNITQHVIRLPISSQLCRPYIRIAIDSPYCQSYMRGETKGVALQGVNVGDFRKMPIPLPPLAEQHRIVAKVDELMALCDQLEQQLSQGEESRRGLLEAVLQEALADSQADLVLEGRA from the coding sequence ATGAACGCCGAGCGATTGCTGGCCCTGTTCGAGCGGATCAGCGAAGCCCCAGACGCGATCCCCAGGCTGCGCCGCTTCATCCTCGACCTGGCGGTGCGGGGGAAACTGGTGGAGCAGGACCCGGAGGATGAGCCGGCGGAGGAGTTGATCAGGCTGATTTCGACAGAGAAGGCGAGATTGGCCCAAGCAGGAAAGATCAAGAGGTTTAAGCCATTACCGCCCATAACCGGAGAGGAAGTATTAGAAGAACTTCCTAAGGGCTGGAGCTTGAGTCGGCTTGGATGCCTAATTGATCTTATTTCGGGTCAACATCTGCAGCCAAGCGAATACTCAGAAAACCCTGCAGATGGACTGCCGTACATTACGGGCCCTTCAGACTTCTCGCCTGGCGGCATTTGTATCACCAGGTATGCGCTTGTGCGCAAAGCCGTTGCCTTCAAGGGCCAGCTTTTGTTGACGGCAAAGGGATCCGGAGTTGGCAAAATAGCAATCTGTGATATCCAAGAGGTAGCGATAAGTCGTCAACTCATGGCATTAACAGCAATTGGATGGAACGATCGCTACCTTGCCTTGGTCACTCATCGGCTTGCCGTCAAGCTGCAAAGTGAAGCAAGAAGTCTGATCCCTGGTATTTCCCGACAAGATGTTGAGAATTTCGTTCTTCCCCTCCCACCCCTCGCCGAACAACACCGCATCGTCGCCAAGGTCGACAAATTGATGACCCTGTGCGATCAGCTGGAGGCCGCCCGCACGCAACGCGTGCAGTGCCGCGAGCGCCTGGTGGCCGCCAGCCTGCAGCGCCTCAACCAACCCAGCGACGACCCGGAGGCCTTCCGCAGCGACGCCCGCTTTGCCCTGCAGGTGTTGCCCAGCCTCACGAACACCCCCGCCCAGATCAAGCAGCTGCGCCAGACGATCCTGAACCTGGCGGTGCGCGGGAAGCTGGTGGAGCAGGATCCGGAGGATGAGCCGGCGGAGCAGTTGCTCAGTGCAGTCTTGAAGGCACCGTGGCAGAAAAAGCGAAAACCGATCCCCACGGCGTTTGATGACAAGTCAAAGACGCTTGTTAAGCTCCCTCTTCCAGATTCTTGGACCTGGGCAACGATTGAGGCGATAGTGCCGCCAGACGAGACAGTTACATATGGAATCCTGAAACCAGTCTGGGTTGCTGATGGCGTCCCCACTGTGCGAGTCACCGAAATGAAGACGGGTTCTATTGACACCAGCAGGTTGCCATGCTGCGACCCCGTTCGGGCCGAGAAGTTCCGCAAGACAACCCTGAAAGAGTGGGACTTACTTATTTCCAAGGACGGCACAATCGGAAAAACGGTATTCGTTCCTGCTAGCCTCGCAGGGGGCAACATTACTCAGCACGTAATTCGACTGCCCATCTCAAGTCAACTCTGCAGACCTTATATACGGATTGCCATTGACTCTCCATATTGCCAGTCTTATATGAGGGGTGAAACAAAGGGGGTCGCGCTGCAAGGTGTCAATGTCGGTGATTTCAGGAAAATGCCTATCCCCCTCCCACCCCTCGCCGAACAACACCGCATCGTCGCCAAGGTCGACGAACTGATGGCCCTCTGCGATCAGCTGGAGCAGCAGCTCAGCCAGGGCGAGGAGAGTCGTCGGGGGCTGCTGGAGGCGGTGCTGCAGGAGGCATTGGCGGATTCTCAGGCAGACTTGGTGTTGGAGGGGAGAGCCTGA